The following proteins are co-located in the Massilia litorea genome:
- a CDS encoding flagellin N-terminal helical domain-containing protein has translation MLSLHTNAAGLSAQNSISRTQTSLSTSMTRLSTGYRINSAMDDAAGLQIATRLKAQTSGMAVAMRNTQNSTSMLQTAEGALDEVSNMLVRMKDLATQAADQSSTQADKDAMQLEYDALGTELGNVLKNTTFGGAKLLIGGTIAGAMKFQIGASSTETMTVNLGTDVGQIATDVGTATASYAAGAAGTEIKTSAGATTAIGNLDTALASVGKVRSGLGAAANRLEHVYNNLANVSTNSKAATGRIMDTDFATESSNMTAKQMLMQAGTAMLKQTNQMSSMVMSLLQ, from the coding sequence ATGCTGAGCCTTCACACCAACGCCGCCGGCCTTTCCGCCCAGAACTCGATCTCGCGCACCCAGACCAGCCTGTCGACCTCGATGACCCGCCTGTCGACCGGTTACCGCATCAACTCGGCAATGGACGACGCTGCCGGCCTGCAGATCGCCACCCGCCTGAAAGCACAGACCAGCGGCATGGCCGTTGCAATGCGCAACACCCAGAATTCGACTTCGATGCTGCAGACCGCCGAAGGCGCGCTCGACGAAGTGAGCAACATGCTGGTCCGCATGAAGGACCTGGCAACCCAGGCCGCCGACCAGTCGTCGACCCAGGCCGACAAGGATGCCATGCAGCTGGAATACGATGCACTGGGCACCGAACTGGGCAACGTGCTGAAGAACACCACCTTCGGCGGCGCCAAGCTGCTGATCGGCGGCACCATCGCCGGCGCCATGAAATTCCAGATCGGCGCGAGCTCGACCGAAACCATGACCGTCAACCTGGGCACCGACGTGGGCCAGATCGCCACCGACGTCGGCACCGCGACGGCTTCGTACGCTGCGGGTGCAGCCGGAACCGAAATCAAGACCTCGGCTGGCGCCACCACCGCCATCGGCAACCTCGACACCGCGCTGGCGTCGGTCGGCAAGGTCCGTTCGGGCCTGGGCGCTGCAGCCAACCGCCTGGAACACGTGTACAACAACCTGGCCAACGTCAGCACCAACAGCAAGGCCGCAACCGGCCGCATCATGGACACCGACTTCGCCACCGAATCGTCGAACATGACCGCCAAGCAGATGCTGATGCAAGCCGGCACCGCCATGCTGAAGCAGACCAACCAGATGTCGTCGATGGTCATGTCGCTCCTGCAGTAA
- a CDS encoding energy transducer TonB, translated as MKKPYLSAIATLVFATIAGSAFAGEVPASFDPSKCKVEYPKASLMNEEQGTTSMSFLVNTDGSVADSKLEKSSGFKGLDKAAQKGLSACKFKPGTKDGAPAQTWAKVDYAWKLD; from the coding sequence ATGAAAAAGCCTTACCTGAGCGCCATCGCCACCCTCGTTTTCGCCACCATCGCCGGCTCGGCATTCGCCGGTGAAGTCCCGGCCTCGTTCGACCCGTCGAAGTGCAAGGTCGAATACCCGAAAGCCTCGCTGATGAATGAAGAGCAGGGCACGACCTCGATGTCCTTCCTGGTCAACACCGACGGCAGCGTCGCCGACTCGAAGCTGGAAAAGTCGAGCGGCTTCAAAGGCCTCGACAAGGCAGCCCAAAAAGGCCTGTCGGCTTGCAAGTTCAAGCCGGGCACCAAGGATGGCGCACCAGCGCAAACCTGGGCCAAGGTCGACTACGCATGGAAGCTCGACTGA
- a CDS encoding site-specific integrase, whose translation MGGRTKQATHAMLRRELGSVPLKRLNSIHLRDFIDIRVKAGAGGVTIAADLSFFGAILKWGKHSRRMDLPTDLARDARRDLSARNVSTRSSERDREPTTAELEKLYAFWTANKRQTIPMATLCAFALATAMRQDEICSIQLEDVDAEKRTVIIRDRKDPRKKEGNHQTVPLLPAAWALVEPLLAMRKIGRVFPYQASSVSTAFTRACAKVGIEDLRFHDLRHKATSDLFRLGLSIPEVAVLTGHKTWTQLKRYTHTNSEDVHAAVLALSKVQTQTP comes from the coding sequence ATGGGCGGCCGCACCAAACAGGCAACCCATGCCATGCTGAGGCGGGAGCTAGGGAGCGTTCCGCTGAAACGCCTCAACAGTATCCACTTGCGTGACTTCATCGACATAAGAGTTAAAGCTGGTGCTGGCGGCGTGACGATTGCCGCAGACCTGTCCTTCTTCGGGGCGATCTTAAAGTGGGGCAAGCACTCCAGACGGATGGACCTGCCGACTGACCTCGCCCGTGATGCGCGCAGGGATTTGAGCGCCCGAAACGTGAGCACCCGCAGTAGTGAGCGTGATCGCGAGCCAACCACGGCTGAACTCGAAAAGCTTTACGCATTCTGGACTGCCAACAAGCGCCAGACGATCCCCATGGCGACTCTCTGCGCGTTTGCCCTTGCTACAGCCATGCGCCAAGACGAGATTTGCTCGATCCAACTAGAAGATGTGGATGCGGAGAAGCGCACGGTTATCATTCGCGACCGGAAGGACCCCCGCAAGAAAGAAGGAAACCACCAAACGGTTCCCCTGCTACCTGCTGCATGGGCACTAGTCGAACCACTACTGGCAATGCGAAAGATTGGACGGGTGTTTCCATATCAGGCATCCAGCGTAAGTACAGCATTCACCCGTGCATGTGCCAAGGTGGGCATCGAAGACCTTCGGTTCCACGATCTTCGGCATAAGGCCACAAGCGACCTGTTCCGCCTTGGGCTGTCAATTCCAGAGGTTGCGGTACTGACAGGTCATAAAACGTGGACCCAACTGAAACGCTACACCCATACCAATTCGGAAGATGTACACGCGGCTGTGTTGGCGTTATCCAAAGTTCAGACTCAGACACCATGA
- a CDS encoding flagellin N-terminal helical domain-containing protein translates to MLSLHTNAAGLSAQNSISRTQTSLSTSMTRLSTGYRINSAMDDAAGLQIATRLKAQTSGMAVAMRNTQNSTSMLQTAEGALDEVSNMLVRMKDLATQAADQSSTQADKDAMQLEFDALGLELGNVMKNTTFGGAKLLVGGTVASAMKFQIGASSTETMAVDLSGDVTAADTNVGLATANYGGAATGTEIASGAAATASIAKLDTALASVGKVRSGLGAAANRLEHVYNNLANVSTNSKAATGRIMDTDFATESSNMTAKQMLMQAGTAMLKQTNQMSSMVMSLLQ, encoded by the coding sequence ATGCTGAGCCTTCACACCAACGCCGCCGGCCTTTCCGCCCAAAACTCGATCTCGCGCACCCAGACCAGCCTGTCGACCTCGATGACCCGCCTGTCGACCGGTTACCGCATCAACTCGGCAATGGACGACGCTGCCGGCCTGCAGATCGCCACCCGCCTGAAAGCACAGACCAGCGGCATGGCCGTTGCAATGCGTAACACCCAGAATTCGACTTCGATGCTGCAGACCGCCGAAGGCGCGCTCGACGAAGTAAGCAACATGCTGGTCCGCATGAAAGACCTGGCAACCCAGGCCGCCGACCAGTCGTCGACCCAGGCCGACAAGGACGCCATGCAGCTGGAATTCGACGCACTCGGCCTGGAACTGGGCAACGTGATGAAGAACACCACCTTCGGCGGCGCCAAGCTGCTGGTCGGCGGTACCGTTGCCAGCGCCATGAAATTCCAGATCGGCGCGAGCTCGACCGAAACGATGGCGGTCGACCTGTCGGGTGACGTGACCGCGGCCGACACCAACGTCGGCCTGGCCACCGCCAACTACGGCGGCGCCGCCACCGGCACCGAAATCGCCAGCGGCGCTGCCGCCACCGCCTCGATCGCCAAGCTCGACACCGCGCTGGCATCGGTCGGCAAGGTGCGTTCGGGCCTGGGCGCTGCCGCCAACCGCCTGGAACACGTGTACAACAACCTGGCCAACGTCAGCACCAACAGCAAGGCCGCAACCGGCCGCATCATGGACACCGACTTCGCCACCGAATCGTCGAACATGACCGCCAAGCAGATGCTGATGCAAGCCGGCACCGCCATGCTGAAGCAGACCAACCAGATGTCGTCGATGGTCATGTCGCTCCTGCAGTAA
- a CDS encoding RelA/SpoT domain-containing protein, with protein sequence MAYATLQFTRTEYNAAGRAFADAVGNPADCLAIIDNFRASHAHPLNTFHTTLKNRAQKLAPKALVVQRIKRLDSIAAKLRSKSSMRLTQMQDIGGCRAVMPTVQLVRRLEATYVNSPLVHTLSNSKDYIATPKPTGYRGVHLMYTFAGASSPYAGLKLEIQIRTQLQHKWATAVEAAETFTGQALKSNLGSEEWRRFFALMSSVFALREGCPTVPGTSDDFLKLSEEIRQLNASHHMANVFAAYRAILPRVEQQKNARYFLVRLEPAGRRVFVRGYRKEQSRLAHHEYTTAESLIPAGSSVRVVLVSVSSINSLKRAYPNYFLDTEQFLNEVRVITG encoded by the coding sequence ATGGCGTACGCTACCCTACAGTTCACCCGCACCGAATACAACGCTGCTGGTCGTGCCTTTGCCGACGCCGTTGGAAACCCCGCTGACTGCTTGGCAATAATCGACAACTTTCGCGCCTCGCATGCACATCCTCTCAACACCTTCCATACCACGCTAAAGAACCGTGCTCAGAAGCTTGCCCCGAAAGCACTAGTGGTGCAGCGTATCAAGCGACTTGATTCGATTGCGGCCAAGCTCAGGAGCAAGAGTAGTATGCGGCTGACGCAAATGCAGGATATTGGTGGTTGTAGAGCCGTCATGCCGACCGTCCAATTGGTCAGACGGTTGGAGGCGACGTACGTGAATTCGCCTTTAGTCCATACACTGTCGAACAGCAAGGACTATATTGCAACACCCAAACCAACTGGCTACCGGGGTGTCCACCTTATGTACACGTTCGCTGGTGCTTCTAGTCCCTATGCCGGGCTGAAGCTTGAAATCCAGATTCGGACACAGTTACAACATAAATGGGCTACTGCTGTCGAGGCAGCGGAAACATTCACTGGGCAGGCCCTGAAGTCGAACCTAGGGAGCGAGGAATGGAGGCGCTTCTTCGCACTGATGAGTTCTGTCTTTGCGCTGCGGGAAGGGTGCCCTACGGTTCCAGGAACGTCCGACGACTTTCTCAAGCTCTCCGAAGAAATACGGCAGCTTAACGCTAGTCATCACATGGCGAACGTGTTTGCGGCGTACAGGGCGATTCTGCCGAGGGTTGAGCAGCAGAAGAATGCGCGCTACTTCCTCGTCCGGCTCGAACCTGCTGGTCGAAGGGTGTTCGTAAGAGGGTATCGCAAAGAACAGTCCAGACTTGCACACCATGAATATACAACCGCTGAAAGCCTTATTCCTGCTGGCTCGTCAGTGCGCGTGGTTCTCGTATCCGTGTCCTCGATAAATTCACTCAAAAGAGCATATCCGAACTACTTTTTGGATACTGAGCAGTTTTTGAACGAAGTACGAGTCATTACGGGATGA
- a CDS encoding flagellin N-terminal helical domain-containing protein — translation MLSLHTNAAGLSAQNSISRTQTSLSTSMTRLSTGYRINSAMDDAAGLQIATRLKAQTSGMAVAMRNTQNSTSMLQTAEGALDEVSNMLVRMKDLATQAADQSSTQADKDAMQLEYDALGTELGNVLKNTTFGGAKLLIGGTIAGAMKFQIGASSTETMTVNLGTDVGQIATDVGAATASYAAGAAGTEISTSAGATTAIGSLDTALASVGKVRSGLGAAANRLEHVYNNLANVSTNSKAATGRIMDTDFATESSNMTAKQMLMQAGTAMLKQTNQMSSMVMSLLQ, via the coding sequence ATGCTGAGCCTTCACACCAACGCCGCCGGCCTTTCCGCCCAGAACTCGATCTCGCGCACCCAGACCAGCCTGTCGACCTCGATGACCCGCCTGTCGACCGGTTACCGCATCAACTCGGCAATGGACGACGCTGCCGGCCTGCAGATCGCCACCCGCCTGAAAGCACAGACCAGCGGCATGGCCGTTGCAATGCGTAACACCCAGAATTCGACTTCGATGCTGCAGACCGCCGAAGGCGCGCTGGACGAAGTGAGCAACATGCTGGTCCGCATGAAGGACCTGGCAACCCAGGCCGCCGACCAGTCGTCGACCCAGGCCGACAAGGATGCCATGCAGCTGGAATACGATGCACTGGGCACCGAACTGGGCAACGTGCTGAAGAACACCACCTTCGGCGGCGCCAAGCTGCTGATCGGCGGCACCATCGCCGGCGCCATGAAATTCCAGATCGGCGCGAGCTCGACCGAAACCATGACCGTCAACCTGGGCACCGACGTGGGCCAGATCGCCACCGACGTCGGCGCCGCGACGGCTTCGTACGCTGCGGGTGCAGCCGGTACCGAAATCTCGACCTCCGCCGGCGCCACTACCGCCATCGGCAGCCTCGACACCGCACTGGCGTCGGTCGGCAAGGTCCGTTCGGGCCTGGGCGCTGCCGCCAACCGCCTGGAACACGTGTACAACAACCTGGCCAACGTCAGCACCAACAGCAAGGCCGCAACCGGCCGCATCATGGACACCGACTTCGCCACCGAATCGTCGAACATGACCGCCAAGCAGATGCTGATGCAAGCCGGCACCGCCATGCTGAAGCAGACCAACCAGATGTCGTCGATGGTCATGTCGCTCCTGCAGTAA
- a CDS encoding IS3 family transposase (programmed frameshift), which yields MARERRLFSEEFKREAVKLVGQPGASKAAIARDLGIGANLLGRWCRDANVDAEVTGGGEKVSTQEYERMRRELAKVKTERDILKKAPRLLRSRPQVKYGFIAKYRAIWPTRTMCRLLGVSSSGFYDWLGRPISAHERENAQLLKAIKHSHEASDGTYGSPRVVRDLIDAGFACSENRVARLMKAAGIKARHKRRRAPGQLDSPVHAIAPNLLDRQFEAPGPNQKWAADFTYVWTGEGWLFVAVVLDLYSRRVVGWSMQPTMTAQLVMDALLMAIFRRGRPRAVLHHSDQGSQYTSEDFQRLLESHGIVCSMSRRGNCWDNAAMESFFSTLKTERLSKKHYRTRDDLRADVFDYIERFYNPRRRHSTLGYISPVQFENLKCA from the exons ATGGCACGTGAAAGACGGTTGTTTTCAGAAGAGTTCAAGCGCGAGGCAGTCAAGCTGGTAGGCCAGCCTGGTGCAAGCAAGGCGGCGATCGCCCGCGACCTTGGCATTGGCGCCAATTTGCTGGGGCGGTGGTGCAGAGACGCCAACGTGGATGCAGAGGTTACGGGCGGGGGCGAGAAGGTATCGACCCAGGAATATGAGCGCATGCGGCGCGAGCTGGCAAAGGTCAAGACGGAGCGCGACATCTTAAAAAAGGCGC CTCGGCTACTTCGCAGCCGACCTCAAGTGAAGTACGGCTTCATCGCCAAATATAGAGCCATCTGGCCAACGCGAACGATGTGTCGTCTGCTTGGTGTGTCGAGCAGTGGTTTTTACGACTGGCTCGGCCGACCAATAAGTGCGCATGAACGTGAGAATGCGCAGCTCCTCAAGGCGATCAAGCACAGCCACGAAGCCAGCGATGGCACATACGGTTCGCCGCGCGTAGTGCGAGACCTTATCGATGCTGGCTTTGCCTGCAGTGAGAACCGCGTGGCACGGCTGATGAAAGCTGCCGGCATCAAGGCCCGCCACAAGCGTCGCCGCGCACCTGGGCAGCTCGATTCGCCAGTCCACGCCATCGCGCCGAACCTGCTGGACCGGCAATTTGAAGCGCCAGGCCCGAACCAGAAATGGGCTGCTGACTTTACTTACGTATGGACTGGCGAAGGCTGGCTGTTTGTCGCTGTCGTCCTTGACCTGTACTCGCGGCGTGTGGTGGGCTGGTCGATGCAACCGACCATGACAGCGCAGCTGGTAATGGATGCCCTGCTGATGGCCATCTTCCGCCGCGGCCGGCCTCGGGCAGTATTGCATCACTCGGACCAGGGCTCGCAATACACCAGCGAAGACTTCCAGCGCTTGCTCGAATCGCACGGCATCGTTTGCAGCATGAGCCGTCGCGGCAACTGCTGGGACAACGCTGCAATGGAAAGCTTCTTTTCGACGCTGAAAACCGAGCGGCTGAGCAAAAAGCACTACCGGACCAGGGATGATTTACGGGCAGACGTGTTCGACTATATCGAAAGGTTCTACAATCCACGCCGGCGTCATTCCACTCTCGGGTATATCAGCCCGGTACAGTTTGAAAACCTAAAATGCGCCTAA
- the dusA gene encoding tRNA dihydrouridine(20/20a) synthase DusA — translation MNNEKSNKNSRLLSVAPMMDWTDRHCRVFHRQITRHTWLYTEMVTTGALVYGDVERHLRFDEIEHPVALQLGGSEPLDLAKSAKLGQEWGYDEINLNCGCPSERVQRGAFGACLMNEPQLVADCVKAMRDAVSIDVTVKHRIGIDKDEEYGFVRDFVGTIADAGCRTFIVHARNAILKGLSPKENREIPPLRYEVAYALKREFPELEIIINGGIKTDDEIALHLQHVDGVMLGREAYHNPYSMANWDARFYGDDAAPKTRAEVLAAMVPYIAAQLAQYGGHGLKLNSITRHMLGLTAGLPGARAFRQMLSDPKRLATANPGLLLEAAAQIRSL, via the coding sequence ATGAACAACGAAAAGAGTAACAAAAACAGTAGGTTACTGAGTGTAGCCCCCATGATGGACTGGACCGACCGCCATTGCCGCGTCTTCCACCGCCAGATCACGCGCCATACCTGGCTGTATACAGAGATGGTGACCACCGGCGCCCTGGTCTACGGCGACGTCGAGCGCCACCTGCGTTTTGACGAGATCGAGCATCCGGTCGCGCTGCAGCTGGGCGGCAGCGAGCCGCTTGACCTCGCGAAAAGCGCGAAGCTGGGCCAGGAGTGGGGCTATGACGAGATCAACCTCAATTGCGGCTGCCCATCCGAGCGCGTGCAGCGCGGCGCCTTCGGTGCCTGCCTGATGAACGAGCCCCAGCTGGTGGCCGACTGCGTCAAGGCGATGCGCGATGCGGTGTCGATCGACGTCACGGTGAAGCATCGGATCGGCATCGACAAGGACGAGGAATACGGTTTTGTGCGTGATTTCGTCGGTACGATCGCCGATGCCGGCTGCCGCACCTTCATCGTCCACGCGAGAAATGCCATCCTGAAGGGCCTGTCGCCGAAGGAGAACCGCGAGATTCCGCCGCTGCGCTACGAAGTGGCATATGCACTCAAGCGTGAGTTTCCGGAGCTGGAAATCATCATCAACGGCGGCATCAAGACGGATGACGAAATCGCGCTGCACTTGCAGCACGTGGACGGCGTCATGCTCGGCCGCGAGGCCTACCACAACCCGTATTCGATGGCGAACTGGGACGCCCGCTTCTACGGCGACGACGCCGCGCCGAAGACGCGCGCCGAGGTGCTGGCGGCGATGGTGCCGTATATCGCCGCCCAGCTCGCGCAATATGGCGGGCATGGCCTCAAGCTCAACAGCATCACGCGCCACATGCTCGGTTTGACGGCCGGCCTGCCGGGGGCGCGTGCCTTCCGCCAGATGTTGTCGGACCCGAAGAGGCTGGCCACGGCCAACCCCGGCCTGTTGCTGGAAGCGGCAGCCCAGATCCGCAGCCTGTAA
- a CDS encoding NAD-dependent epimerase/dehydratase family protein, whose protein sequence is MNEAPPRRALVTGASGYVGSHLARRLLAAGWKVHVLLRAGSSFPAPAPALTVHRFEGATEDLVRIVQQAAPDVVFHLAAVFVAEHRPQDVAPLVQANLLFATQLAEAMRVAGVRKLVNTGTAWQHYGDRDYDPVNLYAATKQAFEAILAYYVNAHAFRVATLVLFDTYGPGDVRPKLMTALWRAARSGERLAMSSGRQLLDLVYVDDVVDAYIAAADALRTAAPGQLHYRVSSGAPLRLTELVAAFEAVAGLPIAADWGARPDRPREMLLPWTGGAPPPGWQPRIALADGIRRSAPPADA, encoded by the coding sequence GTGAACGAAGCGCCACCTCGCCGCGCCCTGGTCACCGGGGCCAGCGGCTATGTCGGGTCACATCTCGCGCGCAGGCTCCTGGCCGCGGGCTGGAAGGTGCATGTCCTGCTGCGCGCCGGTTCCAGCTTTCCGGCACCGGCGCCGGCCCTGACCGTGCACCGTTTCGAAGGCGCTACCGAGGACCTGGTCCGGATCGTGCAGCAGGCCGCGCCGGATGTCGTCTTTCACCTGGCCGCCGTTTTCGTCGCCGAGCACCGGCCCCAGGACGTCGCGCCGCTGGTGCAGGCGAACCTGCTGTTCGCCACCCAGCTGGCCGAGGCGATGCGGGTCGCCGGCGTGCGCAAGCTGGTCAATACCGGCACCGCCTGGCAGCACTACGGCGACCGCGACTACGATCCGGTCAACCTGTACGCCGCCACCAAGCAGGCCTTCGAAGCGATCCTGGCGTATTACGTCAACGCGCACGCATTCCGGGTCGCGACGCTGGTGCTGTTCGACACCTACGGCCCGGGCGACGTCCGCCCCAAGCTGATGACCGCGCTGTGGCGCGCGGCGCGCAGCGGCGAACGGCTGGCCATGTCCAGCGGCCGCCAGCTGCTCGACCTGGTGTATGTCGACGACGTCGTCGATGCCTATATTGCGGCGGCGGATGCCTTGCGCACGGCCGCGCCGGGACAGCTGCACTACCGGGTATCGTCCGGCGCGCCGCTGCGCCTGACCGAGCTGGTGGCCGCCTTCGAGGCCGTGGCCGGCCTGCCGATCGCCGCCGACTGGGGTGCGCGCCCCGACCGACCGCGCGAGATGCTGCTTCCCTGGACGGGAGGCGCGCCGCCGCCGGGCTGGCAGCCACGGATCGCCCTGGCCGACGGCATCCGCCGCAGCGCACCGCCGGCTGACGCATAA
- a CDS encoding recombinase family protein — translation MTAGQIVGYVRVSSVDQNLARQLDGIKLDRVFEDKASGKDVKRPALVALQAFVREGDTVMVHSIDRLARNLVDLRAIVSGLNDKGVAVTFVKENLTFSADTSSPMNTLMLSMMGAFAEFERSMILERQREGIAAAKAAGKPAGRPERLKPADVEAIKARCAAGDSKVALAAEYNVSRGTLYAALK, via the coding sequence ATGACCGCAGGACAAATAGTTGGGTACGTGCGCGTGAGTTCGGTGGACCAGAACCTCGCACGTCAACTGGACGGTATAAAGCTGGACAGAGTGTTTGAAGATAAGGCATCCGGCAAAGATGTGAAGCGCCCTGCTCTGGTAGCCCTACAAGCTTTTGTTCGTGAAGGCGATACCGTTATGGTGCACTCTATTGACCGCCTTGCCCGTAACCTTGTCGATCTGCGAGCGATCGTTTCGGGCCTGAACGATAAGGGCGTAGCCGTTACCTTCGTCAAGGAAAACTTGACCTTCAGCGCAGACACTTCCAGTCCGATGAACACACTCATGCTTTCCATGATGGGAGCATTCGCAGAGTTTGAGCGGTCGATGATCCTGGAGCGACAGCGCGAAGGTATCGCGGCAGCGAAGGCAGCAGGCAAGCCCGCGGGCCGACCAGAACGGCTCAAGCCAGCCGATGTGGAAGCGATCAAGGCCCGCTGCGCTGCTGGCGATAGTAAGGTAGCACTAGCGGCTGAATACAACGTGTCGAGAGGTACGCTTTACGCCGCCCTGAAGTGA